A genomic window from Lotus japonicus ecotype B-129 chromosome 1, LjGifu_v1.2 includes:
- the LOC130717983 gene encoding VQ motif-containing protein 9, protein MDKSCQQSSADSTSSRDHYLRHLNKLSQKISKPIIKKQPTFHNNLPPPPPPPPPPQNPPPPPPQQHQPPVYNINKNDFRDVVQKLTGSPAHDRISTPPPIQQPKPQSSRLQRIRPPPLPQITNRPPQLMNSAMPRSQPPQNPGFNFNFNAASFSNAFTGFGRPSAPLSPLPPFPTVHAPAESPISAYMRDLQFLLPTMDSKNFSGFSPLPPPASSQPPPEQQAAAVSQSQSQSPFQMPSSPFGCLNSPMSSYPLLSPGRLPFSPNSGQLGFPQLPLSPTVPVPSPRWRGL, encoded by the coding sequence aTGGATAAAAGCTGTCAACAATCCTCTGCAGACTCTACTAGTAGCAGAGATCACTATCTCAGACATCTCAACAAGCTCTCTCAAAAGATCTCTAAACCCATCATTAAGAAACAACCCACCTTTCATAATAAccttcctcctcctccgccgccgccaccgccgcctcaaaacccaccaccaccaccaccacagcaGCACCAGCCTCCGGTCTACAACATCAACAAGAACGATTTCCGCGACGTGGTTCAGAAGCTAACAGGCTCACCGGCGCACGACCGCATCTCAACGCCGCCTCCTATTCAACAACCCAAGCCACAAAGCTCTCGCCTCCAGCGTATTCGTCCTCCTCCGTTGCCGCAAATCACTAACCGACCACCGCAGTTGATGAACTCCGCTATGCCCCGCTCTCAACCGCCGCAGAACCCTGGTTTCAACTTCAACTTCAACGCTGCTTCCTTCAGCAACGCCTTCACCGGGTTCGGAAGACCCTCTGCGCCGTTATCTCCGCTGCCGCCGTTCCCCACCGTGCACGCGCCTGCTGAGTCACCCATCTCTGCGTACATGCGGGATCTGCAGTTCCTTCTCCCCACCATGGATTCAAAAAACTTTTCTGGGTTTTCTCCTTTACCTCCTCCGGCGTCGTCTCAGCCTCCGCCGGAGCAACAGGCGGCGGCGGTGTCTCAGTCGCAGTCGCAATCGCCGTTTCAGATGCCGTCGTCGCCGTTTGGGTGCTTGAATTCGCCGATGTCGTCTTACCCTCTGCTATCACCAGGTCGTCTGCCATTTTCCCCAAATTCAGGGCAATTAGGGTTTCCTCAACTTCCCCTTTCACCTACTGTTCCGGTTCCCAGTCCTCGATGGAGAGGCCTTTGA